A region of Brassica napus cultivar Da-Ae unplaced genomic scaffold, Da-Ae ScsIHWf_3159;HRSCAF=3981, whole genome shotgun sequence DNA encodes the following proteins:
- the LOC125603331 gene encoding uncharacterized protein LOC125603331, whose translation MEKLIYRITLLFTTLFLSFSLSSPSCPTIHDVLRSKGLPAGLLPQEVDSYTLDNDGRLEVFLAAPCLAKSVTGMRFDSVVRANLSYGSLVGVEGLSQFELFLWLSVKDIVVKKPDTGVIIIDIGVAYKQLSRSLFEDPPKCLPHGDLKKKMRGYGGFEALKMKNLKEGWRSRLFF comes from the exons ATGGAGAAACTCATCTACCGAATAACCCTTCTCTTCACCACTCTCTTcctctcattctctctctcgtCACCGTCTTGTCCGACGATCCACGACGTTCTTCGATCAAAAGGTCTCCCCGCGGGACTGTTACCGCAAGAGGTTGACTCTTACACTCTTGACAACGACGGTCGTCTCGAGGTTTTCCTTGCGGCGCCTTGTCTCGCCAAGTCCGTGACGGGAATGCGCTTCGACTCTGTAGTGAGAGCGAATCTGAGCTACGGAAGCCTTGTCGGAGTAGAAGGATTGTCGCAGTTCGAGCTGTTTTTGTGGCTGTCGGTGAAAGATATTGTCGTCAAGAAACCTGACACCGGCGTCATTATAATCGATATCGGCGTTGCTTATAAACAACTTTCCCGTTCTCTCTTTGAAGATCCTCCCAAGTGTTTACCTCACG GCGatttgaagaaaaagatgagagGATACGGAGGATTTGAAGCTCTCAagatgaaaaatttaaaagaaggGTGGAGATCTCGATTGTTCTTTTGA